In Mesorhizobium sp. J428, the genomic window TAAGTTCGGTGAGCTTGCGATAGAAATCGGCCGAGGCCAGCGGGCCGAGGCCGCCGATGATACCCAGCCGAAGCTCGAGCCGCTCCGTCACGCTGGCTGCTCCGCGCCGGTCGGCTCCTCCATCGCCACCTCGTCGGCATGCGTGTCCGGCACCTCCCTCGTATGCGGCGCGATCGCTGCGGTCGTCGCCGTGACCGTGCAGACGCTGGAGAGCGTCATGAACGTGTCGGACACGGCATCGACCGCGACGAACAGCACGAAGGCGGCCTCGAAGGGCAGCTTCAGGTAGCCGCACAGGATCGACATCTGCGACAGGATCACGAGGCCGGCCATGCCGGTCGTCGTAAGCGCCAGAAGCGATGAGGACACGCCGATCAGAGCGAGATCACCGAGCGAGAGCGTGCGCCCATAGAGCTGGGCGATAAAGATCACGCCGCTGACATAGAGGAAGATCGCGCCCGTCCGCAGCAGCGCCACGTTCAGCGGCGCGAGAAGCTCGACGACGACCTGATTGAATCTGAGCCGCTCCACCAGGAGGTTGATGACCCAGGGAAGCGCTGCCACTGACGAGCGCGTCGTTATGATCACCATGAGCAGCGGCTGAAAAGCCTTGACCGTCGTCCAGTAGCCTTGCCTCGATCGCATGGCGACGATGCCGAAGGCGACAAGCATCACCGCGAGCGTGGACAACCCCATCACCAGGAGGAACCCGCCCATCAGCTTCAGCGGATCCGGCCCCATCGTCGCCGTCTGCTGCGCGATCAGGATGAACGTCGCGAAGGGGAGCGCCCAGATGAACCAATTGGTGAGGATGATGCAGGCGCGGTAGACCGCGTCGAGCACGCGCGCCAGGCTCATCGACGACTGCTGCGGCACCTGGCCGACGGCGAGGCCGAACAGGAGACAGAACAGCAGGACCTGGATCGCATCGCCCTTGGCGAGCGAGCCGAACACGTTGCTCGGCACCAGACCGAGGATGATGGACACCGGGCCGACAGTCTCTTCCACATTCGCCGGTGGCGTCAGAGGAAGCTGGAGGTCCGTCGAGACCGCCCCCTGCGAATTGATGAACTGGCCGAGCTCGATGCGCGACTGCGGATCGGAGATCTCTCCCGGTTGCAGGATCAGCGACAGCGTGCCGCTCAGCGCCACGCCCAGCACGGAGACGACGAGTACGGCCAGCGCGATGCGCGGCAGGTAGCGTACCGACTGCGGATCCTGCACCATCGAGGTGATCGAGAAGATTACCGCCGAGATGAGGAACGGCAACACCACCATCTTGAGCAGGTTGAGATAGGCGTTGGCGATCGGGCTCAGCGCATGGGCGACGTCCGGCGCATACATGCCGCACAGGATGCCGAGGCCGATCAGGGCGAGCGTGGTGAAGGGCGAGCGCAGGACGCGCTTCACCA contains:
- a CDS encoding dicarboxylate/amino acid:cation symporter, producing MPATETAAGRRFDLLTLVKRVLRSPFTTLALIGLGILCGMYAPDVAHALSPIANAYLNLLKMVVLPFLISAVIFSITSMVQDPQSVRYLPRIALAVLVVSVLGVALSGTLSLILQPGEISDPQSRIELGQFINSQGAVSTDLQLPLTPPANVEETVGPVSIILGLVPSNVFGSLAKGDAIQVLLFCLLFGLAVGQVPQQSSMSLARVLDAVYRACIILTNWFIWALPFATFILIAQQTATMGPDPLKLMGGFLLVMGLSTLAVMLVAFGIVAMRSRQGYWTTVKAFQPLLMVIITTRSSVAALPWVINLLVERLRFNQVVVELLAPLNVALLRTGAIFLYVSGVIFIAQLYGRTLSLGDLALIGVSSSLLALTTTGMAGLVILSQMSILCGYLKLPFEAAFVLFVAVDAVSDTFMTLSSVCTVTATTAAIAPHTREVPDTHADEVAMEEPTGAEQPA